The following proteins are co-located in the Salvelinus fontinalis isolate EN_2023a chromosome 29, ASM2944872v1, whole genome shotgun sequence genome:
- the LOC129827526 gene encoding cathepsin F-like isoform X1, producing the protein MDVGFRHPVLLCLILAVLGLVLADLDGPLMGAPGSAVRLSENDPGLKKALKFAEERYNKGSNAMHVRRVSKILSASKQLVKGIRYSIMVELSNTQCKKAARLRVCDFYPEEHNLKTEVCVFEVWDIPWESKSTLLKQKCQPAVDPKPVETNKVEFLPLSTKPVKTNKVEFLPLSTKPVEESVDSVELLGQFKEFMVRYNRTYSSQEEADRRLRVFHENLKTAEKLQSLDQGTAEYGVTKFSDLTEEEFRTLYLNPLLSQQNLQRSMKPAAMPHGPAPPSWDWREHGAVSPVKNQGMCGSCWAFSVTGNIEGQWFAKTGKLVSLSEQELVDCDTVDQACGGGLPSNAYEAIEKLGGLETETDYSYTGKKQSCDFTTDKVTAYINSSVELSKDENEIAAWLAENGPVSVALNAFAMQFYRKGVSHPLKIFCNPWMIDHAVLLVGYGERQGKPFWAIKNSWGEDYGEQGYYYLYRGSRLCGINKMCSSAIVN; encoded by the exons ATGGACGTCGGATTTCGCCACCCTGTTCTTCTTTGCCTAATTCTAGCGGTTTTGGGCTTGGTTCTGGCCGATTTGGATGGCCCTTTGATGGGGGCACCCGGGTCTGCCGTCCGTTTGTCGGAAAACGACCCAGGTCTAAAGAAAGCACTGAAGTTTGCCGAAGAGCGCTATAACAAGGGGTCCAATGCGATGCACGTTCGCAGAGTTAGCAAGATCCTCTCTGCCAGTAAACAG CTGGTGAAGGGTATCCGATACAGCATCATGGTGGAACTAAGTAACACCCAGTGTAAAAAGGCTGCCAGACTGAGGGTCTGTGACTTCTACCCAGAAGAACACAACCTAAAG ACAGAGGTATGTGTGTTTGAGGTCTGGGACATTCCCTGGGAGAGCAAGTCCACCCTTCTCAAACAGAAGTGCCAGCCAGCAG TTGATCCCAAACCAGTTGAGACCAACAAAGTTGAATTTCTGCCCCTCTCCACCAAACCAGTTAAGACCAACAAAGTTGAATTTCTACCCCTCTCCACCAAACCAGTTGAG GAGTCAGTGGATTCTGTGGAGCTTCTGGGTCAGTTCAAAGAGTTTATGGTCAGATACAATAGGACTTACAGCAGCCAAGAGG AGGCTGACCGGCGGCTGCGTGTCTTCCATGAGAACTTGAAGACTGCTGAGAAGCTCCAGTCTCTGGACCAGGGCACAGCCGAGTACGGGGTCACCAAGTTCAGCGACCTCAcag aGGAGGAGTTTAGGACTCTGTACCTGAACCCCCTGCTGAGCCAGCAGAACCTCCAGCGGTCCATGAAGCCTGCAGCCATGCCCCACGGCCCCGCCCCGCCCAGCTGGGACTGGAGAGAGCATGGAGCTGTCAGCCCCGTCAAGAACCAG GGCATGTGTGGTTCTTGCTGGGCATTCTCGGTGACAGGCAACATTGAGGGCCAGTGGTTCGCAAAAACTGGCAAACTAGTGTCTCTCTCTGAGCAAG AGCTGGTGGACTGTGATACAGTGGACCAGGCCTGTGGGGGCGGGCTTCCATCAAATGCGTATGAAGCTATCGAGAAGCTGGGTGGTCTGGAGACAGAGACTGACTACAGCTACACCGGCAAGAAGCAGAGCTGTGACTTCACCACCGACAAAGTCACCGCCTACATCAACAGCTCTGTGGAGCTGTCCAAGGATGAGAACG AAATCGCTGCTTGGCTGGCTGAGAACGGACCAGTATCTGTGGCTCTGAACGCATTCGCAATGCAG TTCTACAGGAAGGGCGTGTCCCACCCTCTGAAGATATTCTGCAACCCCTGGATGATTGACCATGCAGTGCTGCTCGTGGGCTACGGAGAAC GCCAAGGCAAACCTTTCTGGGCCATCAAGAACAGCTGGGGAGAGGACTATGGAGAACAG GGTTACTACTACCTGTACAGGGGATCCAGGCTCTGTGGGATCAATAAGATGTGCTCGTCTGCCATTGTGAACTAG
- the LOC129827526 gene encoding cathepsin F-like isoform X2 — MDVGFRHPVLLCLILAVLGLVLADLDGPLMGAPGSAVRLSENDPGLKKALKFAEERYNKGSNAMHVRRVSKILSASKQLVKGIRYSIMVELSNTQCKKAARLRVCDFYPEEHNLKTEVCVFEVWDIPWESKSTLLKQKCQPAVDPKPVETNKVEFLPLSTKPVKTNKVEFLPLSTKPVESVDSVELLGQFKEFMVRYNRTYSSQEEADRRLRVFHENLKTAEKLQSLDQGTAEYGVTKFSDLTEEEFRTLYLNPLLSQQNLQRSMKPAAMPHGPAPPSWDWREHGAVSPVKNQGMCGSCWAFSVTGNIEGQWFAKTGKLVSLSEQELVDCDTVDQACGGGLPSNAYEAIEKLGGLETETDYSYTGKKQSCDFTTDKVTAYINSSVELSKDENEIAAWLAENGPVSVALNAFAMQFYRKGVSHPLKIFCNPWMIDHAVLLVGYGERQGKPFWAIKNSWGEDYGEQGYYYLYRGSRLCGINKMCSSAIVN; from the exons ATGGACGTCGGATTTCGCCACCCTGTTCTTCTTTGCCTAATTCTAGCGGTTTTGGGCTTGGTTCTGGCCGATTTGGATGGCCCTTTGATGGGGGCACCCGGGTCTGCCGTCCGTTTGTCGGAAAACGACCCAGGTCTAAAGAAAGCACTGAAGTTTGCCGAAGAGCGCTATAACAAGGGGTCCAATGCGATGCACGTTCGCAGAGTTAGCAAGATCCTCTCTGCCAGTAAACAG CTGGTGAAGGGTATCCGATACAGCATCATGGTGGAACTAAGTAACACCCAGTGTAAAAAGGCTGCCAGACTGAGGGTCTGTGACTTCTACCCAGAAGAACACAACCTAAAG ACAGAGGTATGTGTGTTTGAGGTCTGGGACATTCCCTGGGAGAGCAAGTCCACCCTTCTCAAACAGAAGTGCCAGCCAGCAG TTGATCCCAAACCAGTTGAGACCAACAAAGTTGAATTTCTGCCCCTCTCCACCAAACCAGTTAAGACCAACAAAGTTGAATTTCTACCCCTCTCCACCAAACCAGTTGAG TCAGTGGATTCTGTGGAGCTTCTGGGTCAGTTCAAAGAGTTTATGGTCAGATACAATAGGACTTACAGCAGCCAAGAGG AGGCTGACCGGCGGCTGCGTGTCTTCCATGAGAACTTGAAGACTGCTGAGAAGCTCCAGTCTCTGGACCAGGGCACAGCCGAGTACGGGGTCACCAAGTTCAGCGACCTCAcag aGGAGGAGTTTAGGACTCTGTACCTGAACCCCCTGCTGAGCCAGCAGAACCTCCAGCGGTCCATGAAGCCTGCAGCCATGCCCCACGGCCCCGCCCCGCCCAGCTGGGACTGGAGAGAGCATGGAGCTGTCAGCCCCGTCAAGAACCAG GGCATGTGTGGTTCTTGCTGGGCATTCTCGGTGACAGGCAACATTGAGGGCCAGTGGTTCGCAAAAACTGGCAAACTAGTGTCTCTCTCTGAGCAAG AGCTGGTGGACTGTGATACAGTGGACCAGGCCTGTGGGGGCGGGCTTCCATCAAATGCGTATGAAGCTATCGAGAAGCTGGGTGGTCTGGAGACAGAGACTGACTACAGCTACACCGGCAAGAAGCAGAGCTGTGACTTCACCACCGACAAAGTCACCGCCTACATCAACAGCTCTGTGGAGCTGTCCAAGGATGAGAACG AAATCGCTGCTTGGCTGGCTGAGAACGGACCAGTATCTGTGGCTCTGAACGCATTCGCAATGCAG TTCTACAGGAAGGGCGTGTCCCACCCTCTGAAGATATTCTGCAACCCCTGGATGATTGACCATGCAGTGCTGCTCGTGGGCTACGGAGAAC GCCAAGGCAAACCTTTCTGGGCCATCAAGAACAGCTGGGGAGAGGACTATGGAGAACAG GGTTACTACTACCTGTACAGGGGATCCAGGCTCTGTGGGATCAATAAGATGTGCTCGTCTGCCATTGTGAACTAG